From Camelina sativa cultivar DH55 chromosome 7, Cs, whole genome shotgun sequence, one genomic window encodes:
- the LOC104699552 gene encoding homocysteine S-methyltransferase 2, with the protein MMTGSSKASFCSMKEFLKETGGYAVIDGGLATEFERHGADLNDPLWSSKCLITSPHLIHTVHLDYLEAGADIIASTSYQATIQGFQAKGFSCEESESLLRKSVEIACQARNTYYDKCATSSSVDDIILIKRPILVAASVGSYGAYLADGSEYSGIYGDSITLEKLKDFHRRRIQVLAESGADLIAFETIPNKIEAQAFAELLEEGDVKIPGWFSFNSKDGVNVVSGDSIKDCIAIAESCDKVVAVGINCTPPRFIEGLVNEIGKVTSKPILVYPNSGESYDADRKEWVENTGVGDEDFVSYVEKWMDAGVSLLGGCCRTTPTTIRAIHKRLVNRRSH; encoded by the exons ATGATGACCGGAAGCTCGAAGGCGTCTTTTTGCTCGATGAAAGAGTTCCTGAAGGAGACAGGCGGGTATGCGGTAATAGACGGCGGGCTTGCGACGGAGTTCGAGAGACATGGAGCAGATCTCAACGATCCTCTCTGGAGCTCCAAATGCCTTATCACTTCTCCTCACCTCATTCACACC GTGCATCTCGATTACCTTGAAGCTGGTGCTGATATTATCGCCAGCACTTCTTATCAg GCCACGATTCAGGGGTTTCAAGCAAAGGGCTTTTCTTGTGAGGAAAGTGAATCTTTGCTTAGAAAGAGCGTCGAAATAGCTTGTCAAGCTCGCAACACTTACTACGACAAATGCGCAACTAGCTCCTCCGTCGATGATATCATTCTTATAAAGCGCCCTATTCTAGTTGCGGCATCAGTCGGTAGCTACGGTGCATACTTGGCTGATGGATCTGAATACAG TGGAATCTATGGTGATTCCATCACGCTGGAAAAACTCAAGGACTTTCACCGCAGACGAATCCAAGTTCTGGCGGAATCTGGTGCTGATCTAATAGCATTTGAGACCATTCCAAACAAGATAGAGGCTCAG GCATTTGCTGAGCTGTTAGAGGAGGGAGATGTGAAGATTCCTGGGTGGTTCTCATTCAACTCGAAGGATGGCGTGAACGTGGTTAGCGGGGATTCCATCAAGGACTGTATCGCCATAGCTGAATCTTGTGACAAAGTAGTGGCGGTAGGAATCAACTGCACCCCTCCAAGATTCATCGAGGGGCTAGTTAATGAGATTGGAAAG GTAACAAGCAAGCCCATATTAGTGTACCCAAACAGCGGAGAGAGCTATGATGCTGATCGGAAGGAGTGGGTG GAAAACACAGGAGTTGGAGATGAAGACTTTGTATCATACGTGGAGAAATGGATGGATGCAGGAGTGTCTCTTCTGGGAGGTTGCTGCCGCACAACACCAACCACCATCAGAGCCATCCACAAGAGACTTGTCAACCGCAGATCTCATTAG
- the LOC104699553 gene encoding type I inositol polyphosphate 5-phosphatase 4-like isoform X1 — MGDGRLKKSKLSWPKTLVKKWLNIKSKLEDFYADDLFDRGGESGDRRNNVSEREEACSVNKSTKTETTHPSKRNSGRARRRNKPEFDPPLPLDNYLLRVFTATWNVAGKSPPSNLNLEDWLHTSPPSDIYVLGRFQEIVPLNAGNVLGTEDNGPAKKWVSLIRRTLNTLPLGTCPTPSPVPHPVAELDSDFEAAPNSSLYHRTRSLRMCDTSASSLHLDLRFSVCDRFMPDDFYDHSFRYCSSDDDEPDSPSHHCHYSPLSRTGSFVADERDKGRDNSKYCLVASKQMVGIFLTVWVKTDLRDSVQNLKVSCVGRGLMGYLGNKGSISISMSVHQTSFCFVCSHLTSGQKEGDELRRNSDVLEILRKTRFPRVNNAGDDMSEPQTILEHDRVIWLGDLNYRIALSYRSAKALVEMRNWRALLEKDQLRIEQRKGCVFEGWNEGTIYFPPTYKYSNNSDIYAGDDRLPKAKRRTPAWCDRILWYGSGLHQLSYVRGESRFSDHRPVYSLFFVEIESVCRNRIKKSSSYTSSRIEVEELLPQRYAYNPY, encoded by the exons ATGGGTGATGGTCGCCTCAAGAAAAGCAAG CTTTCATGGCCGAAAACATTGGTCAAGAAATGGCTAAACATCAAGAGCAAATTAGAAGACTTTTACGCTGACGACTTGTTCGACAGAGGAG GTGAAAGTGGAGATAGGAGGAACAATGTCAGTGAAAGAGAGGAAGCATGTTCTGTCAACAAAAGCACCAAAACTG AGACGACTCATCCAAGCAAAAGGAATAGCGGAAGAGCCAGACGACGAAACAAACCCGAATTCGATCCACCACTTCCACTTGATAATTATCTTCTTAG ggtATTTACTGCTACATGGAATGTCGCCGGAAAATCTCCGCCGAGTAATTTAAATCTGGAGGATTGGCTTCACACTTCTCCTCCTTCCGACATTTACGTTCTCGG caGGTTCCAAGAGATCGTTCCTTTGAACGCTGGCAACGTCTTAGGCACTGAGGACAACGGCCCCGCCAAGAAATGGGTCTCTCTCATCAGACGCACCTTAAACACTCTCCCCCTCGGTACCTGCCCTACTCCTTCCCCTGTTCCCCACCCGGTCGCCGAGCTCGACTCTGACTTCGAAGCTGCTCCTAACTCCTCCCTCTACCATCGCACCAGGAGCCTTAGGATGTGTGACACTTCTGCTTCATCCCTGCACCTTGACCTTAGGTTCAGCGTCTGTGACCGTTTCATGCCTGACGATTTCTACGACCACAGCTTCAGGTATTGCTCCTCTGACGACGACGAGCCAGATTCTCCTTCTCATCATTGTCACTATTCCCCTCTCTCGAGGACTGGGTCCTTTGTGGCAGACGAGAGGGACAAGGGAAGAGACAATTCCAAGTATTGTCTAGTCGCCAGTAAGCAGATGGTTGGGATCTTCTTGACCGTTTGGGTCAAGACTGATCTAAGGGACAGTGTCCAGAACCTCAAAGTGTCTTGTGTTGGGAGAGGCTTGATGGGGTATCTTGGAAACAAG GGCTCGATTTCGATAAGCATGTCCGTTCACCAGACGAGCTTCTGCTTTGTCTGCAGCCACTTGACATCTGGCCAGAAAGAAGGCGACGAGCTGAGAAGAAACTCTGATGTTTTGGAGATTCTAAGGAAAACCAGATTCCCTAGAGTGAACAACGCAGGCGACGACATGTCTGAACCCCAGACGATTTTAGAACACGA TCGGGTAATCTGGCTTGGAGACCTGAACTACCGTATAGCTCTTTCTTACCGGTCTGCAAAAGCCCTTGTCGAGATGAGAAATTGGAGAGCCTTGCTTGAGAAAGACCAG tTACGGATAGAACAACGAAAAGGTTGTGTCTTTGAAGGCTGGAACGAAGGGACTATCTATTTTCCACCCACTTACAAATACTCTAACAACTCAGATATATACGCGGGAGATGATCGGCTTCCCAAGGCCAAGAGACGGACTCCAGCATG GTGTGATCGCATACTCTGGTACGGGAGTGGGCTTCATCAGCTGTCATATGTTCGAGGGGAATCAAGATTCTCGGATCACAGACCAGTCTACAGTTTGTTCTTTGTAGAGATTGAGTCGGTATGTAGAAACCGTATAAAGAAAAGCTCCAGTTACACCAGCTCTAGGATCGAAGTTGAGGAACTTCTTCCTCAGCGGTACGCATATAACCCGTACTGA
- the LOC104699553 gene encoding type I inositol polyphosphate 5-phosphatase 4-like isoform X2, which produces MGDGRLKKSKLSWPKTLVKKWLNIKSKLEDFYADDLFDRGGESGDRRNNVSEREEACSVNKSTKTETTHPSKRNSGRARRRNKPEFDPPLPLDNYLLRVFTATWNVAGKSPPSNLNLEDWLHTSPPSDIYVLGFQEIVPLNAGNVLGTEDNGPAKKWVSLIRRTLNTLPLGTCPTPSPVPHPVAELDSDFEAAPNSSLYHRTRSLRMCDTSASSLHLDLRFSVCDRFMPDDFYDHSFRYCSSDDDEPDSPSHHCHYSPLSRTGSFVADERDKGRDNSKYCLVASKQMVGIFLTVWVKTDLRDSVQNLKVSCVGRGLMGYLGNKGSISISMSVHQTSFCFVCSHLTSGQKEGDELRRNSDVLEILRKTRFPRVNNAGDDMSEPQTILEHDRVIWLGDLNYRIALSYRSAKALVEMRNWRALLEKDQLRIEQRKGCVFEGWNEGTIYFPPTYKYSNNSDIYAGDDRLPKAKRRTPAWCDRILWYGSGLHQLSYVRGESRFSDHRPVYSLFFVEIESVCRNRIKKSSSYTSSRIEVEELLPQRYAYNPY; this is translated from the exons ATGGGTGATGGTCGCCTCAAGAAAAGCAAG CTTTCATGGCCGAAAACATTGGTCAAGAAATGGCTAAACATCAAGAGCAAATTAGAAGACTTTTACGCTGACGACTTGTTCGACAGAGGAG GTGAAAGTGGAGATAGGAGGAACAATGTCAGTGAAAGAGAGGAAGCATGTTCTGTCAACAAAAGCACCAAAACTG AGACGACTCATCCAAGCAAAAGGAATAGCGGAAGAGCCAGACGACGAAACAAACCCGAATTCGATCCACCACTTCCACTTGATAATTATCTTCTTAG ggtATTTACTGCTACATGGAATGTCGCCGGAAAATCTCCGCCGAGTAATTTAAATCTGGAGGATTGGCTTCACACTTCTCCTCCTTCCGACATTTACGTTCTCGG GTTCCAAGAGATCGTTCCTTTGAACGCTGGCAACGTCTTAGGCACTGAGGACAACGGCCCCGCCAAGAAATGGGTCTCTCTCATCAGACGCACCTTAAACACTCTCCCCCTCGGTACCTGCCCTACTCCTTCCCCTGTTCCCCACCCGGTCGCCGAGCTCGACTCTGACTTCGAAGCTGCTCCTAACTCCTCCCTCTACCATCGCACCAGGAGCCTTAGGATGTGTGACACTTCTGCTTCATCCCTGCACCTTGACCTTAGGTTCAGCGTCTGTGACCGTTTCATGCCTGACGATTTCTACGACCACAGCTTCAGGTATTGCTCCTCTGACGACGACGAGCCAGATTCTCCTTCTCATCATTGTCACTATTCCCCTCTCTCGAGGACTGGGTCCTTTGTGGCAGACGAGAGGGACAAGGGAAGAGACAATTCCAAGTATTGTCTAGTCGCCAGTAAGCAGATGGTTGGGATCTTCTTGACCGTTTGGGTCAAGACTGATCTAAGGGACAGTGTCCAGAACCTCAAAGTGTCTTGTGTTGGGAGAGGCTTGATGGGGTATCTTGGAAACAAG GGCTCGATTTCGATAAGCATGTCCGTTCACCAGACGAGCTTCTGCTTTGTCTGCAGCCACTTGACATCTGGCCAGAAAGAAGGCGACGAGCTGAGAAGAAACTCTGATGTTTTGGAGATTCTAAGGAAAACCAGATTCCCTAGAGTGAACAACGCAGGCGACGACATGTCTGAACCCCAGACGATTTTAGAACACGA TCGGGTAATCTGGCTTGGAGACCTGAACTACCGTATAGCTCTTTCTTACCGGTCTGCAAAAGCCCTTGTCGAGATGAGAAATTGGAGAGCCTTGCTTGAGAAAGACCAG tTACGGATAGAACAACGAAAAGGTTGTGTCTTTGAAGGCTGGAACGAAGGGACTATCTATTTTCCACCCACTTACAAATACTCTAACAACTCAGATATATACGCGGGAGATGATCGGCTTCCCAAGGCCAAGAGACGGACTCCAGCATG GTGTGATCGCATACTCTGGTACGGGAGTGGGCTTCATCAGCTGTCATATGTTCGAGGGGAATCAAGATTCTCGGATCACAGACCAGTCTACAGTTTGTTCTTTGTAGAGATTGAGTCGGTATGTAGAAACCGTATAAAGAAAAGCTCCAGTTACACCAGCTCTAGGATCGAAGTTGAGGAACTTCTTCCTCAGCGGTACGCATATAACCCGTACTGA